In Platichthys flesus chromosome 21, fPlaFle2.1, whole genome shotgun sequence, the following are encoded in one genomic region:
- the LOC133932613 gene encoding uncharacterized protein LOC133932613 isoform X2: MSYRPSLFTVCGLTAAPPAGQEELSFNLICLQIFSLCFSLISILLFSFSPLLPLLSSSFSSSSSSSLSLLFFLSSSRLISSSFSFSSSSSSSLSLLFFLSLSRLISSSFSSSSSSLSLLFFLSSPPPSPPPPPLLFLSSSSSPRLVSSPPPSPSPPPPPLLFRSSSSSPCLGSSPPPSPPPPPFLFLSSSYSPCPAHLLLLLLFFSFSPLLPLLISSPPPLLFLSSSSSPRVVYSSSSSSSSFSLSPLFLLSLSPPPPPPPPFLFLSSSYSPCLLVSSSSSSSSSPSLLFFLSSSRLLLLLLFSFSPLLPLLVSSTPPPPPPFLFLSSSYSPCLLVSSSPRLLLLLFSFSPLLPLLISSAPPPPPPSDYRPEVDKG; encoded by the exons AtgtcatatcgtccatctttatttacagtgtgtggtttgacagcagctccacctgctggtCAGGAGGAGCTttcattcaatttgatttgtctCCAGATATTcagtctttgtttctctctaatttccatcctcctcttctctttctctcctcttcttcctctcctctcctcctccttctcctcctcctcctcctcttctctttctctcctcttcttcctctcctcgtctcgtctcatctcctcctccttctccttctcctcctcctcctcctcttctctttcgctcctcttcttcctctccttgtctcgtctcatctcctcctccttctcctcctcctcctcttctctttctctcctcttcttcctctcctctcctcctccttctcctcctcctcctcctcttctctttctctcctcttcttcctctcctcgtctcgtctcatctcctcctccttctccttctcctcctcctcctcctcttctctttcgctcctcttcttcctctccttgtctcggctcatctcctcctccttctcctcctcctcctccttttctctttctctcctcttcttacTCTCCTTGTCCcgctcatctcctcctcctcttactcttcttctctttctctcctcttcttcctctcctcatctcgtctcctcctcctcttctctttctctcctcttcttcctctcctcgtgtcgtctactcctcctcctcctcctcctcctccttttctctttctcccctcttcttactctccttgtctcctcctcctcctcctccacctccttttctctttctctcctcttcttactctccttgtctcctcgtctcctcctcctcctcctcatcctcttctccttctctcctcttcttcctctcctcatctcgtctcctcctcctcctcctcttctctttctctcctcttcttcctctccttgtgtcgtctactcctcctcctcctc ctccttttctctttctctcctcttcttactctccttgtctcctcgtctcctcgtctcctcgtctcctcctcctcctcttctccttctctcctcttcttcctctcctcatctcgtctgctcctcctcctcctcctccatcagacTACAGACCAGAGGTTGATAAAGgttag
- the LOC133932613 gene encoding uncharacterized protein LOC133932613 isoform X1, with translation MSYRPSLFTVCGLTAAPPAGQEELSFNLICLQIFSLCFSLISILLFSFSPLLPLLSSSFSSSSSSSLSLLFFLSSSRLISSSFSFSSSSSSSLSLLFFLSLSRLISSSFSSSSSSLSLLFFLSSPPPSPPPPPLLFLSSSSSPRLVSSPPPSPSPPPPPLLFRSSSSSPCLGSSPPPSPPPPPFLFLSSSYSPCPAHLLLLLLFFSFSPLLPLLISSPPPLLFLSSSSSPRVVYSSSSSSSSFSLSLLFLLSLSPRLLLLLLILFSFSPLLPLLISSPPPPPLLFLSSSSSPCVVYSSSSSSSSSSSSSSSFSLSLLFLLSLSPPPPPPPPPFLFLSSSYSPCLLVSSSPRLLLLLFSFSPLLPLLISSAPPPPPPSDYRPEVDKG, from the exons AtgtcatatcgtccatctttatttacagtgtgtggtttgacagcagctccacctgctggtCAGGAGGAGCTttcattcaatttgatttgtctCCAGATATTcagtctttgtttctctctaatttccatcctcctcttctctttctctcctcttcttcctctcctctcctcctccttctcctcctcctcctcctcttctctttctctcctcttcttcctctcctcgtctcgtctcatctcctcctccttctccttctcctcctcctcctcctcttctctttcgctcctcttcttcctctccttgtctcgtctcatctcctcctccttctcctcctcctcctcttctctttctctcctcttcttcctctcctctcctcctccttctcctcctcctcctcctcttctctttctctcctcttcttcctctcctcgtctcgtctcatctcctcctccttctccttctcctcctcctcctcctcttctctttcgctcctcttcttcctctccttgtctcggctcatctcctcctccttctcctcctcctcctccttttctctttctctcctcttcttacTCTCCTTGTCCcgctcatctcctcctcctcttactcttcttctctttctctcctcttcttcctctcctcatctcgtctcctcctcctcttctctttctctcctcttcttcctctcctcgtgtcgtctactcctcctcctcctcctcctc ctccttttctctttctctcctcttcttactctccttgtctcctcgtctcctcctcctcctcctcatcctcttctccttctctcctcttcttcctctcctcatctcgtctcctcctcctcctcctcttctctttctctcctcttcttcctctccttgtgtcgtctactcctcctcctcctcctcctcctcctcctcctcctcctcctcctccttttctctttcactcctcttcttactctccttgtctcctcctcctcctcctcctccacctccttttctctttctctcctcttcttactctccttgtctcctcgtctcctcgtctcctcgtctcctcctcctcctcttctccttctctcctcttcttcctctcctcatctcgtctgctcctcctcctcctcctccatcagacTACAGACCAGAGGTTGATAAAGgttag
- the LOC133932613 gene encoding uncharacterized protein LOC133932613 isoform X3, producing the protein MSYRPSLFTVCGLTAAPPAGQEELSFNLICLQIFSLCFSLISILLFSFSPLLPLLSSSFSSSSSSSLSLLFFLSSSRLISSSFSFSSSSSSSLSLLFFLSLSRLISSSFSSSSSSLSLLFFLSSPPPSPPPPPLLFLSSSSSPRLVSSPPPSPSPPPPPLLFRSSSSSPCLGSSPPPSPPPPPFLFLSSSYSPCPAHLLLLLLFFSFSPLLPLLISSPPPLLFLSSSSSPRVVYSSSSSSSSFSLSLLFLLSLSPRLLLLLLILFSFSPLLPLLISSPPPPPLLFLSSSSSPCVVYSSSSSSFSLSLLFLLSLSPRLLVSSSPPPPLLLLSSSSSPHLVCSSSSSSIRLQTRG; encoded by the exons AtgtcatatcgtccatctttatttacagtgtgtggtttgacagcagctccacctgctggtCAGGAGGAGCTttcattcaatttgatttgtctCCAGATATTcagtctttgtttctctctaatttccatcctcctcttctctttctctcctcttcttcctctcctctcctcctccttctcctcctcctcctcctcttctctttctctcctcttcttcctctcctcgtctcgtctcatctcctcctccttctccttctcctcctcctcctcctcttctctttcgctcctcttcttcctctccttgtctcgtctcatctcctcctccttctcctcctcctcctcttctctttctctcctcttcttcctctcctctcctcctccttctcctcctcctcctcctcttctctttctctcctcttcttcctctcctcgtctcgtctcatctcctcctccttctccttctcctcctcctcctcctcttctctttcgctcctcttcttcctctccttgtctcggctcatctcctcctccttctcctcctcctcctccttttctctttctctcctcttcttacTCTCCTTGTCCcgctcatctcctcctcctcttactcttcttctctttctctcctcttcttcctctcctcatctcgtctcctcctcctcttctctttctctcctcttcttcctctcctcgtgtcgtctactcctcctcctcctcctcctc ctccttttctctttctctcctcttcttactctccttgtctcctcgtctcctcctcctcctcctcatcctcttctccttctctcctcttcttcctctcctcatctcgtctcctcctcctcctcctcttctctttctctcctcttcttcctctccttgtgtcgtctactcctcctcctcctc ctccttttctctttctctcctcttcttactctccttgtctcctcgtctcctcgtctcctcgtctcctcctcctcctcttctccttctctcctcttcttcctctcctcatctcgtctgctcctcctcctcctcctccatcagacTACAGACCAGAGGTTGA